A single region of the Pararhodospirillum photometricum DSM 122 genome encodes:
- a CDS encoding NAD-dependent succinate-semialdehyde dehydrogenase, with amino-acid sequence MTEGSSALASVCAAGLLPGKAYVAGAWIDADAGGTFPVLDPASGAEIARVPDLGAAETERAVAAAEAAWPAWRSRTAKERATVLKAWYALIMEHQDALALLMSAENGKPLTEARGEVAYGASFVEWFAEEAKRLYGDVVPSHGRDKRLLVLRQPIGVVAAITPWNFPSAMITRKVAPALAAGCPVVIKPAEDTPLSALALAVLAEKAGMPAGLFNVVTSADPRAVGGVLTGSPVVRKLSFTGSTEVGKILMAQCAGTVKKVSLELGGNAPFIVFDDADLDAAVAGAIASKYRNAGQTCVCANRLLIQDKVYDAFAEKLAAHVRTITVGPALEGKATQGPLINAEGLAKVEALVEDALGKGACALVGGKRHALGGTFFEPTILTNVTADMRIAREEIFGPVAPLYRFSTEEEAIRLANDTPFGLAAYFYARDVGRVWRVAEGLEYGIVGINEGIISTEVAPFGGIKESGIGREGSRYGLDDFTELGEAQ; translated from the coding sequence ATGACCGAAGGATCCTCCGCCCTCGCCTCCGTTTGCGCCGCCGGGCTGCTGCCGGGCAAGGCGTATGTTGCCGGCGCCTGGATTGACGCCGATGCGGGCGGCACCTTCCCGGTCCTGGATCCGGCAAGCGGGGCCGAGATTGCCCGCGTGCCGGACCTGGGCGCCGCCGAAACCGAACGCGCCGTTGCCGCCGCCGAGGCCGCGTGGCCGGCGTGGCGCTCGCGCACGGCCAAGGAGCGCGCCACTGTGCTCAAGGCGTGGTACGCCCTCATCATGGAGCACCAAGACGCCCTGGCGCTGTTGATGAGCGCCGAGAACGGCAAGCCCCTGACCGAGGCGCGCGGCGAAGTGGCCTACGGCGCCAGCTTTGTGGAGTGGTTTGCCGAGGAAGCCAAGCGCCTGTATGGCGATGTGGTGCCCTCGCACGGCCGCGACAAGCGCCTCTTGGTGCTGCGCCAGCCGATTGGCGTGGTGGCGGCGATCACGCCTTGGAACTTCCCCTCGGCCATGATCACCCGCAAGGTCGCCCCGGCCCTGGCGGCGGGCTGCCCCGTGGTCATCAAGCCGGCCGAGGACACCCCGCTGTCGGCCCTGGCCCTGGCCGTGCTGGCGGAAAAGGCCGGGATGCCTGCCGGCCTTTTCAACGTGGTGACCTCGGCTGATCCGCGCGCCGTGGGCGGGGTTTTGACCGGCAGCCCGGTGGTGCGCAAATTGTCGTTCACCGGTTCGACCGAGGTCGGCAAGATCTTGATGGCCCAGTGCGCTGGCACCGTGAAGAAGGTCTCGCTGGAACTGGGCGGCAACGCGCCCTTTATCGTGTTCGACGATGCCGATCTCGATGCCGCCGTGGCCGGGGCGATTGCCTCCAAGTACCGCAACGCCGGCCAGACCTGTGTGTGCGCCAACCGCTTGTTGATCCAAGACAAGGTCTACGACGCCTTTGCCGAAAAGCTGGCGGCCCATGTGCGGACCATCACGGTGGGCCCGGCTCTGGAAGGCAAGGCGACCCAGGGGCCGCTGATCAATGCCGAGGGGTTGGCCAAGGTCGAGGCCCTGGTTGAGGATGCCCTGGGCAAGGGCGCTTGTGCCCTGGTGGGCGGCAAGCGGCACGCCCTGGGGGGGACCTTCTTTGAACCGACCATCCTGACCAACGTCACCGCCGACATGCGCATTGCCCGCGAGGAGATCTTTGGCCCGGTGGCGCCGCTCTATCGCTTCTCGACCGAGGAAGAGGCGATCCGTCTGGCTAACGACACCCCGTTTGGTCTCGCCGCCTACTTCTATGCCCGCGACGTGGGCCGGGTGTGGCGGGTGGCCGAGGGCCTGGAATACGGCATCGTTGGCATCAACGAGGGCATCATTTCCACCGAGGTGGCGCCGTTTGGCGGCATCAAGGAGTCGGGGATCGGGCGGGAGGGGTCTCGGTACGGGCTCGATGACTTTACGGAGCTGGGGGAGGCTCAATAA
- a CDS encoding GGDEF domain-containing protein, translated as MTVPLQVAVEREILHRALDLERQRFYETAIRDPLTGLFSRYYMQEALGRLMDLHDRDPHAAVGVIMADIDHFKHVNDRYGHAQGDEVLRAVARCLMSDMRPSDLPVRLGGEEFAIFVVGSSLETLRVMAERLRGAVAELDFGAPMTQSITASFGVAVRSPGESLARVLERADDALYRAKEGGRNRVCAAGGPTASLTPD; from the coding sequence ATGACCGTGCCTCTCCAAGTGGCGGTTGAGCGAGAAATCTTGCATCGAGCCCTTGATCTCGAGCGCCAGCGCTTTTACGAAACCGCCATCCGCGATCCCCTGACCGGCTTGTTCTCGCGCTATTACATGCAAGAAGCCCTGGGACGGCTCATGGATCTGCACGACCGCGATCCCCATGCCGCCGTGGGGGTGATCATGGCCGACATCGACCACTTCAAACACGTGAACGACCGCTATGGTCATGCCCAGGGCGATGAGGTCTTGCGGGCCGTGGCCCGCTGCCTGATGAGTGACATGCGGCCCAGCGATCTGCCGGTTCGGCTGGGCGGGGAGGAGTTTGCCATCTTCGTGGTTGGCAGTTCCTTGGAAACCCTGCGCGTCATGGCCGAACGCCTGCGCGGCGCGGTGGCCGAGCTCGACTTTGGGGCGCCGATGACGCAGAGCATCACCGCGTCGTTTGGCGTGGCGGTACGCTCCCCCGGCGAATCCCTGGCCAGGGTGCTGGAACGGGCCGACGACGCGCTGTACCGGGCCAAGGAAGGGGGGCGCAATCGGGTGTGCGCGGCGGGAGGACCAACGGCGTCCTTGACCCCGGACTGA
- the gcvA gene encoding transcriptional regulator GcvA: MSPSLPPLNALRTFSVAARRLSFTLAAQDLGVTQAAVSHQIRSLETWLGVDLFRRRNKQVVLTEAGQVYAVAVGQALDEIAEATAALVRHDPRAGNLTLSTMSSFAIKWMVHRLSAFINTHPEVAVRLHTSMELASFAGDGVDVAIRMARKIADGLHADLLLEEELFPVCSPALLRGARPLAAPSDLRFHVLLQDVGISWASWLDPLGLGGVDGLRPARGPGYLDSALAIQACIDGQGVMLGRTVIVEEDIKAGRLVEPFHFRVPNPMKYWLVCPPSHLTRPGVRSFREWILAEAETWARDHPPGAVLVAQPGA; encoded by the coding sequence ATGTCGCCTTCGCTTCCCCCCCTTAACGCACTCAGAACGTTTTCCGTTGCCGCGCGGCGGCTGTCCTTCACCTTGGCGGCCCAGGATCTTGGGGTTACGCAAGCCGCCGTCAGCCACCAGATCCGCAGCCTGGAGACTTGGCTGGGCGTTGATCTTTTTCGCCGACGCAACAAACAGGTGGTGCTCACCGAGGCCGGGCAGGTCTATGCCGTGGCGGTGGGACAGGCGCTCGACGAAATCGCCGAGGCCACCGCGGCCCTCGTGCGCCATGACCCGAGAGCGGGCAATCTCACACTGTCCACAATGTCGAGTTTCGCCATCAAGTGGATGGTTCACCGTCTCAGTGCCTTCATCAACACCCACCCTGAGGTGGCCGTCCGCCTGCACACCAGCATGGAACTCGCTTCCTTTGCCGGGGACGGCGTGGACGTGGCGATTCGCATGGCCCGCAAGATCGCCGATGGCCTGCATGCCGATCTGCTGTTGGAGGAAGAGCTGTTTCCGGTGTGCAGTCCGGCCTTGCTGCGCGGCGCGCGTCCGTTGGCCGCGCCGTCCGATCTGCGCTTCCATGTGCTTTTGCAAGACGTGGGGATCTCCTGGGCCTCGTGGCTCGACCCCCTGGGGCTCGGTGGGGTTGATGGCCTGCGACCGGCGCGTGGCCCGGGCTATCTCGATTCGGCCCTGGCCATCCAGGCATGTATCGACGGTCAGGGCGTGATGCTGGGGCGCACCGTGATCGTCGAGGAGGACATCAAGGCCGGCCGTCTGGTCGAGCCCTTCCACTTCCGGGTGCCCAATCCCATGAAATACTGGCTGGTCTGCCCCCCGAGCCACCTCACCCGCCCCGGAGTGCGTTCCTTTCGCGAGTGGATCCTGGCCGAGGCCGAGACCTGGGCCCGCGACCACCCCCCGGGCGCCGTGCTCGTGGCCCAGCCCGGGGCCTGA
- a CDS encoding DUF1127 domain-containing protein, with translation MTTHRITVSAPLSARVKSAKHHGVFHMVSRMEGWLARHYDAMAARAERKESEALLSSLDDRMMADIGYGPEDSQRLRLG, from the coding sequence ATGACCACTCACCGCATTACCGTCTCTGCTCCGCTGTCCGCACGCGTAAAGAGCGCAAAACATCACGGCGTATTCCATATGGTATCCCGCATGGAAGGCTGGCTCGCCCGCCATTATGACGCCATGGCCGCCCGCGCCGAGCGCAAAGAAAGCGAAGCCCTTCTGTCGAGCCTCGACGACCGCATGATGGCCGACATCGGCTACGGCCCCGAAGACAGTCAACGTCTTAGATTAGGATAG
- a CDS encoding DMT family transporter, producing MPSRNTLLYITTVLIWGSTWLAIEFQLGVVDPAVSLVWRFALASGLMLVWSRFQGGWPRFSLSQHLWSAALGFCLFCANYLLFYNATGLLTSGLVAVSFSSIVVFNILFGALFFRQPLRGRVVAGAALGLGGIALIFAPELGHLSLADSALKGLLLCVAATIFASFGNLISGRNQRAGIPVLQGTAVGMGYGALFLAGMAVVMGRSFVLDLSAPYLLSLLYLAVLGSVVAFWCYLTLLGRIGADRASYASVMFPVVALALSTVFEGYQWTLEAGLGLGLVVAGNLLVLTRGSRQLHPTLARAAE from the coding sequence ATGCCCTCCAGAAATACGCTGCTTTATATCACGACTGTCTTAATTTGGGGATCAACATGGCTGGCAATCGAGTTCCAGCTCGGGGTGGTTGATCCTGCCGTCTCCCTCGTGTGGCGCTTCGCCCTGGCCAGCGGGCTGATGCTCGTGTGGTCGCGGTTTCAAGGCGGATGGCCCCGCTTCTCCCTTTCTCAGCACCTGTGGTCCGCTGCCCTCGGCTTTTGCCTGTTTTGCGCGAACTACCTGCTGTTTTATAATGCGACGGGCCTTCTCACCAGCGGCTTGGTGGCGGTTTCCTTCTCCTCCATTGTCGTCTTCAACATCTTGTTCGGCGCCTTGTTCTTCCGTCAGCCGCTGCGCGGGCGGGTGGTGGCGGGAGCTGCCTTGGGCTTGGGCGGCATTGCCCTGATCTTTGCCCCCGAACTGGGCCACCTCTCCCTCGCCGACAGCGCGCTCAAGGGCTTATTGCTGTGCGTGGCCGCGACCATTTTCGCCTCGTTTGGCAACCTGATTTCCGGTCGCAATCAGCGCGCCGGCATTCCGGTCTTGCAAGGCACCGCTGTGGGCATGGGCTACGGGGCCTTGTTCCTGGCGGGCATGGCGGTGGTCATGGGGCGGTCCTTCGTCCTTGATCTTTCGGCGCCCTACCTGCTGTCGCTGCTCTATCTCGCGGTCCTGGGCTCGGTGGTGGCGTTTTGGTGCTACCTCACCTTGCTCGGGCGGATCGGCGCCGACCGGGCGTCGTATGCCTCTGTCATGTTCCCGGTGGTGGCGCTGGCCCTGTCCACCGTGTTCGAGGGCTACCAGTGGACCCTGGAAGCCGGCCTTGGCCTCGGCCTGGTCGTGGCGGGCAACCTGCTGGTGCTCACACGCGGGAGCCGACAGCTGCACCCCACCCTGGCGCGCGCGGCCGAATGA
- a CDS encoding CopG family ribbon-helix-helix protein, whose translation MKDATFTFRLEEDLKLRFTTLARTLDRSSADLLRDYILEFVERQEKTYVSSRARHDA comes from the coding sequence ATGAAGGATGCGACGTTCACCTTCCGCCTGGAAGAAGACTTGAAGCTGCGTTTTACGACTCTCGCCAGAACACTCGACCGCAGTAGCGCCGACTTGTTGCGGGATTACATTCTGGAGTTTGTCGAGCGGCAGGAGAAAACTTACGTGAGTTCTCGTGCTCGGCACGATGCGTGA
- the phaR gene encoding polyhydroxyalkanoate synthesis repressor PhaR: MPSKGSKSAGAEAPITIKKYANRRLYNTATSSYVTLDYLSGMVRENKDFVVYDAKTGEDITRSVLTQIIVEEEAKGQNLLPIGFLRQLISFYGDSLGGVVPQYLEYTMQSFSRNEEQMRSMMKSALDGLFPFQNFEEMNKRNLSFFENALTSFFNPFQTTGDAAAPPSPASPPRDAEALRQELEALQQQLARLTENEKKAPPADAS, encoded by the coding sequence ATGCCGTCCAAGGGATCAAAGAGCGCCGGTGCCGAAGCGCCGATCACCATCAAGAAATACGCCAATCGTCGTCTTTATAATACGGCGACCAGCAGTTACGTGACCCTTGATTATCTGTCGGGTATGGTTCGTGAGAATAAGGATTTTGTCGTTTACGATGCCAAGACGGGTGAGGACATCACCCGCTCAGTCTTGACCCAGATTATCGTCGAAGAAGAAGCCAAGGGGCAAAACCTGTTGCCGATCGGCTTTTTGCGTCAGCTCATCAGCTTTTATGGTGATAGTCTGGGGGGAGTTGTGCCCCAATACCTTGAATACACCATGCAGTCCTTTTCGCGGAACGAGGAGCAGATGCGCTCGATGATGAAATCGGCGCTGGATGGCCTCTTTCCTTTTCAGAACTTTGAAGAGATGAACAAGCGCAACCTCTCTTTTTTCGAGAACGCGCTCACCAGCTTTTTTAATCCTTTTCAGACCACGGGGGACGCGGCGGCGCCGCCGTCTCCGGCCTCTCCCCCCCGGGATGCCGAGGCGCTGCGCCAGGAACTGGAAGCCTTGCAGCAACAGTTGGCCCGCCTGACCGAAAACGAAAAAAAGGCGCCCCCCGCCGACGCCTCCTGA
- the cobW gene encoding cobalamin biosynthesis protein CobW — MMTHAQGRRIALIINEFGDVGMDRDILAACGVAGCAEDEIVELANGCLCCTVADAFIPTMEALLDRPNPPDHIVIETSGLALPKPLVRAFDWPAIRARVTVDGVLAVVDAPALLTGRFEEPAPGQEPAADHDNPLEEVFSDQLRCADLVILNKVDLLDAPAIARAHALVAAQSRPGTQVLETVQGVVDPAIALGLAAGAEDDLDSRPSHHDTATDHDHDDFVSFCVDLAPVADPARFAQDLHAVITTHDILRIKGGLMVPGKPMRHLLQAVGPRVSGYYDRPWRPTETPASRLVVIGLKGLDQAAVTQSLRAL; from the coding sequence ATGATGACTCACGCCCAAGGGCGGCGCATCGCCTTGATCATCAACGAGTTCGGCGACGTGGGCATGGACCGCGACATCTTGGCCGCCTGTGGCGTGGCCGGCTGCGCTGAGGATGAAATCGTCGAGTTGGCCAACGGCTGCCTGTGCTGCACCGTGGCCGACGCCTTCATCCCGACCATGGAAGCCCTCCTTGACCGCCCCAACCCGCCCGACCACATCGTGATCGAGACCTCGGGGCTGGCCCTGCCCAAACCCTTAGTGCGGGCCTTCGACTGGCCGGCCATCCGCGCCCGGGTCACGGTGGATGGGGTGCTTGCGGTGGTCGATGCCCCGGCTCTCCTCACCGGCCGCTTCGAGGAACCGGCCCCGGGGCAGGAGCCCGCCGCCGACCACGACAATCCCCTGGAAGAAGTGTTCTCCGACCAACTGCGCTGCGCCGATCTGGTGATCTTGAACAAGGTCGATCTGCTGGACGCCCCGGCCATCGCCCGCGCCCACGCCCTGGTCGCCGCCCAGAGCCGCCCGGGTACCCAGGTGCTGGAAACGGTCCAGGGCGTGGTGGATCCGGCCATCGCGCTGGGCCTCGCCGCCGGGGCTGAGGACGACCTGGACAGCCGCCCCAGCCACCACGACACCGCCACCGATCATGATCACGACGATTTTGTAAGCTTCTGCGTGGACCTCGCACCGGTCGCCGACCCGGCACGCTTTGCCCAGGACCTGCACGCGGTGATCACCACCCACGACATCTTGCGGATCAAAGGCGGCCTGATGGTGCCCGGTAAACCCATGCGCCACCTGCTCCAGGCGGTGGGACCGCGCGTTTCCGGCTACTACGACCGCCCCTGGCGCCCCACCGAAACCCCGGCGTCTCGCCTCGTCGTCATCGGCCTCAAAGGCCTCGACCAAGCCGCCGTCACCCAGTCCCTCCGCGCCCTCTAA